One window of Pyrus communis chromosome 12, drPyrComm1.1, whole genome shotgun sequence genomic DNA carries:
- the LOC137710454 gene encoding microtubule-associated protein RP/EB family member 1A-like: MASNIGIMDSAYFVGRNEILTWINNRLQLNLSRIEEAASGAVQCQMMDMTYPGVVPMHKVNFDAKTEYDMIQNYKVLQEVFNKLKIEKPLEVNRLVKGRPLDNLEFLQWLKRYCDSINGGIMNENYNPVERRCKGGKDRHPKGAQKISKSLQASNLHNPGTGDTVGLNKTSGPRQGKPYAAAGGANSSGEIQALSNEITDLKLSVDLLEKERDFYFAKLRDIEVLCQTSELEEVPIAVAVKKILYAADAKESPLAEAQEYLYQSLNVGEAEDEGEAKGEAEAEAETETDH; the protein is encoded by the exons ATGGCTTCCAACATTGGGATAATGGACAGTGCTTACTTTGTTGGGAGGAATGAGATTTTGACGTGGATCAACAATCGCCTTCAGCTCAATCTCTCCCGCATTGAagag GCTGCATCTGGCGCTGTGCAATGTCAAATGATGGATATGACCTATCCTGGTGTTGTTCCAATGCACAAG GTCAATTTTGATGCGAAAACAGAATATGATATGATCCAGAATTATAAGGTTCTACAGGAAGTATTCAACAAGCTAAAAATTGAGAAG CCTCTTGAAGTCAATAGGCTTGTTAAAGGCAGGCCTTTGGACAACTTGGAATTCTTGCAATGGCTGAAACGTTACTGTGATTCCATAAATGGAGGCATTATGAATGA AAACTATAACCCTGTGGAGCGAAGGTGCAAGGGTGGGAAGGATCGGCATCCCAAAGGTGCTCAGAAAATCTCAAAATCTCTGCAAGCAAGCAATTTACATAACCCTGGCACTGGAGATACAGTTGGTCTTAATAAGACCTCAG GACCAAGGCAAGGGAAGCCTTATGCAGCAGCAGGCGGTGCAAATTCTTCAGGAGAGATTCAAGCTTTGTCTAATGAG ATTACAGATCTCAAGCTCTCTGTGGACCTtttggaaaaagaaagggaCTTTTACTTCGCAAAATTAAGGGATATTGAAGTTCTTTGTCAGACATCAGAGTTGGAGGAGGTCCCG ATAGCGGTGGCAGTAAAGAAGATATTGTATGCCGCGGATGCAAAAGAATCACCACTTGCTGAAGCCCAGGAGTACCTCTACCAATCGCTGAATGTTGGTGAAGCTGAAGATGAAGGCGAAGCCAAAGGAGAAGCGGAAGCTGAAGCCGAAACAGAAACTGACCATTGA
- the LOC137710455 gene encoding HVA22-like protein a: MGSGTGSFLKVLLRNFDVLAGPVVSLAYPLYASIRAIETQSPADDRQWLTYWILYSMITLVELTFAKVIEWIPIWSYAKLIATFWLVLPYTSGAAYVYEHYIRPFFLNPHKVNIWYVPRKKDVLGKANQDDVLAVAEKYIAENGIEAFEKIIHRADNNQRGRGIRL; encoded by the exons ATGGGATCTGGCACCGGCAGCTTCCTCAAAGTGCTTCTCAGGAACTTCGACGTTCTTGCTGG GCCTGTGGTTAGCCTTGCTTATCCACT ATATGCATCGATTCGAGCGATAGAGACGCAGTCTCCGGCGGACGATCGCCAATGGCTGACTTACTGGATTCTGTATTCTATGATTACTCTGGTTGAACTCACCTTTGCCAAAGTCATTGAGTG GATTCCAATCTGGTCTTACGCTAAGCTGATTGCAACTTTTTGGTTGGTCCTCCCATACACGAGTGGCGCTGCGTATGTTTATGAACATTATATCCGACCTTTCTTTCTCAACCCACATAAAGTTAACATTTGGTATGTTCCGAGGAAGAAGGATGTATTGGGTAAGGCAAACCAAGACGACGTTCTGGCTGTTGCGGAGAAATACATTGCAGAGAATGGGATTGAAGCATTCGAGAAGATCATCCACAGG GCTGATAACAACCAGAGGGGCAGGGGGATCCGTCTTTGA